The following proteins come from a genomic window of Nitrospirota bacterium:
- a CDS encoding NAD(P)/FAD-dependent oxidoreductase — protein MQKDVVIIGAGASGLMCAIEAGRRNRSVIIIDHAKRPAEKVRISGGGYCNFTNLNISDKNYLSNNPHFCKSAIARFTPNHFIELLDKHNVRYYEKEEGQMFCKDGSAAIIKMLLNECEKVNVQIALNCRVEELKPHPHINPLPEGEENSLPFKGRVRVGMGFSSGKTPFQIKTNSGTIESESLVIATGGLSYPAIGATDFGYTVAKQFGINTIHAKPALVPLMFSSDEFRIFKELSGISIDALVTYNKRTFRGNILFTHKGLSGPAILNASLYYNSGETPKIPSPLTGEGQGGGELRSSSNEKIQINLMPDTNIMDILTSNRQSRMMISTLLSQFFPDRFSRAFCESYINQKMLNQYSDKELRNIAQQIHNWTITPSGTEGFKKAEVTSGGIDTEELSSKTMESNKVHGLFFTGEVTDVTGQLGGYNLHWAWASGFAAGQYV, from the coding sequence ATGCAAAAAGACGTTGTAATTATCGGTGCAGGCGCATCCGGCCTGATGTGTGCCATTGAGGCAGGAAGGCGTAATCGTTCAGTTATTATTATTGACCATGCAAAACGGCCTGCTGAGAAGGTCCGTATTTCAGGAGGCGGGTACTGTAATTTTACCAACTTAAATATAAGCGATAAAAATTATCTATCAAACAATCCCCACTTTTGTAAGTCGGCCATTGCCCGTTTCACCCCTAATCATTTCATTGAACTCTTAGATAAACATAATGTCCGTTATTATGAAAAAGAAGAAGGACAGATGTTTTGTAAGGATGGCTCAGCCGCAATTATAAAGATGCTGCTCAATGAATGTGAAAAGGTTAATGTACAGATAGCATTAAATTGCAGGGTTGAGGAGTTAAAACCCCACCCTCACATTAATCCTCTCCCTGAGGGAGAGGAAAATTCCCTCCCCTTCAAGGGGAGGGTTAGGGTGGGGATGGGGTTTTCTTCCGGTAAAACCCCCTTTCAGATAAAAACAAATTCGGGAACTATTGAATCAGAGTCATTGGTTATCGCCACCGGCGGCTTATCTTATCCGGCCATAGGTGCAACAGACTTTGGCTACACTGTTGCAAAACAGTTCGGGATTAATACTATCCATGCAAAGCCTGCATTAGTCCCGCTTATGTTCAGCTCAGATGAGTTCAGGATATTCAAGGAACTAAGCGGCATATCAATTGATGCATTAGTCACATACAACAAGCGTACATTCAGAGGAAATATCCTATTCACCCATAAGGGATTAAGCGGTCCGGCAATCCTGAATGCCTCACTGTATTATAATTCTGGTGAAACACCCAAAATCCCCTCCCCCTTGACGGGGGAGGGTCAGGGTGGGGGTGAGCTACGGTCATCTTCGAATGAGAAGATTCAGATCAATCTGATGCCTGACACAAATATTATGGACATCCTCACATCAAACAGGCAAAGCAGAATGATGATCAGCACCCTGTTATCTCAATTCTTCCCTGACCGTTTTAGCCGTGCATTTTGTGAATCTTACATAAATCAAAAAATGCTTAACCAGTATTCAGACAAGGAACTCAGAAACATCGCACAACAGATTCACAATTGGACAATAACTCCATCCGGTACTGAAGGGTTTAAAAAGGCCGAGGTAACAAGCGGCGGCATTGACACTGAAGAACTATCATCCAAGACAATGGAGTCAAATAAAGTCCACGGCCTCTTTTTCACCGGCGAAGTAACAGATGTCACAGGCCAATTAGGCGGCTATAACCTCCACTGGGCATGGGCATCCGGGTTTGCGGCAGGGCAGTATGTGTGA